The sequence GGGGCTCCAGGAAGAGGGCGCGCTAGGTTAGTCGTCTTATTATTAATGGCTTGCACTTTTATCTTTACATATGATATCAATTGTGATATCATATGTGTATGGGCAAAGTAGAGAAGCTAATACAAAAGGTTCTTCAAAATCGGTCTATTTCTTATAGTGATGCAGAGCGGCTTTTGAAGAACTTGGGTTTTGAGGTGATATCTTGTGGTTCGCACCACGTTTTTAGAAAGAAAGGATATTCGAAAAATATTTCTATTAAAAAAAGACCTCAGCTGCTTCCCTATCAAATTAGAGATGTCAAGGAGGTATTGAGGGATCATGGCTACTAAGAAAAAAAATCTCAGCTACTATCTTAACTTAAAGTGGAGTTATACAGTAGAGCAGGAAACTTATAACCGAAAGATGTACTACGTCATACGTGTGAATGAGCTTCCTGGTGTCTGCACCGATGCAGAAACCATTGAAGAAGGGATAGAGGAAATTAAAGAAGCCATTAAAGCTGCAATCAAGCTCTATCTAAAGCAGGGAGATCCCATTCCAGAGCCAATTGACAAAAAGAAATTCAAAGGGAATATCTCTTATAGAACCACTGCTGAGAGACATTATTTATTAAGCAAAATTGCCCTTCAAGAAAATAAATCGCTCAGCAAAACCTTGGACTCTCTTCTTGATCGAGGGATTGAAGAGTTCGGATTGGCTAGGGCAGAGTCAGAATCTCGTACCCGTCATCGGTGATGAGGACGGTATGTTCCCACTGGGCGCTTGCCTTCCCGTCGTCGGTGCGGGCGGTCCAGTGGTCGTTGGGATCGATGGTTCCTGAGCGGACGCCGGCGTTGATCATCGGCTCGATCGTAAAGGTCATTCCAGCGGCGAGGGGAATATCGAGGTTGTTATAGCAGTGGGGGATCTGAGGCGCCTCATGAAACTCGATTCCTACCCCATGGGCAACGAACTGATTGACCACCGAGCACCCTTCTGAAGTCGCGTAGTCCTCAATCGTTTTTCCAATCTCAGAAAGGGGAAGACCAGGCTTTAAGATCTTGATCGAGCGCATGAGACACTCGTACGAGACATCGACTACCTTTTGCTTTTCCTCGGAGATGGGGCCGATCGAGACCATCGCGCTACAGTCGCCGTAGTACCCCCCTAAAATAGCAGTGGTG comes from Candidatus Neptunochlamydia vexilliferae and encodes:
- a CDS encoding type II toxin-antitoxin system HicA family toxin, producing MGKVEKLIQKVLQNRSISYSDAERLLKNLGFEVISCGSHHVFRKKGYSKNISIKKRPQLLPYQIRDVKEVLRDHGY
- a CDS encoding methionyl aminopeptidase produces the protein MARNDPCWCGSGKKWKKCHHPFHAPETFETVKNDYYKNYQIILKTPEQIEGIRRACKLSANILKKVCAMAKEGVTTQELDDYAVQLHKEAGATPAPLGYGHPPFPKAICTSLNEVICHGIPNDEPLKEGDIMNIDTTAILGGYYGDCSAMVSIGPISEEKQKVVDVSYECLMRSIKILKPGLPLSEIGKTIEDYATSEGCSVVNQFVAHGVGIEFHEAPQIPHCYNNLDIPLAAGMTFTIEPMINAGVRSGTIDPNDHWTARTDDGKASAQWEHTVLITDDGYEILTLP
- a CDS encoding type II toxin-antitoxin system HicB family antitoxin gives rise to the protein MATKKKNLSYYLNLKWSYTVEQETYNRKMYYVIRVNELPGVCTDAETIEEGIEEIKEAIKAAIKLYLKQGDPIPEPIDKKKFKGNISYRTTAERHYLLSKIALQENKSLSKTLDSLLDRGIEEFGLARAESESRTRHR